One Micromonospora sp. WMMD812 genomic window carries:
- a CDS encoding zinc-binding alcohol dehydrogenase, whose translation MRDRVVVVQAPGRVELVEQDAAPVRPGTFRVETLYSGVSAGTELSYVKGTNPYLNGTWDADLGLFRPGDASTPYPVTRLGYMQVGRVVESATPAVPVGTVGAMTYGHRTGWVADPVAERFVPLPDDVDPLLGVYVAHMGPICANGLLHAAADLHGTDVRSLGDGVRGRRVAVVGSGVVALLTALFARRHGAASVVVLDPTAERRLVAEALGLETLDPGADDPAVVLKTRWAHLAGDRGADVVFQCRGQDWALQLALRLLRPQGTVIDLAFYQSGADAVRLGEEFHHNGLSLRCAQIGRVPRGLAPTWDRERLSAETVDLLRAYGDVIRKHLVSAVVPFDEAPALLTDLAERRRQELQVVLTF comes from the coding sequence ATGCGTGACCGGGTGGTGGTGGTCCAGGCCCCGGGCCGGGTGGAGCTGGTCGAGCAGGACGCCGCGCCGGTGCGCCCGGGCACGTTCCGGGTGGAGACGCTGTACAGCGGCGTCTCCGCCGGCACCGAGCTGAGCTACGTCAAGGGGACCAACCCCTACCTCAACGGCACCTGGGACGCCGACCTCGGTCTGTTCCGTCCCGGCGACGCCAGCACCCCGTACCCGGTGACCCGGCTGGGCTACATGCAGGTGGGGCGGGTGGTGGAGAGCGCCACCCCGGCGGTCCCGGTGGGCACGGTCGGCGCGATGACGTACGGGCACCGCACCGGCTGGGTCGCCGACCCGGTCGCCGAGCGGTTCGTCCCGCTCCCGGACGACGTGGACCCGCTGCTCGGTGTCTACGTCGCCCACATGGGGCCGATCTGCGCGAACGGGCTGTTGCACGCCGCCGCCGACCTGCACGGCACCGATGTCCGGTCGCTGGGCGACGGGGTGCGCGGGCGGCGGGTCGCGGTGGTCGGCAGCGGGGTCGTGGCGTTGCTCACCGCCCTCTTCGCCCGGCGGCACGGCGCGGCCTCCGTGGTGGTGCTCGACCCGACGGCGGAGCGCCGCCTGGTCGCCGAGGCGTTGGGCCTGGAGACCCTCGACCCGGGCGCGGACGACCCGGCGGTGGTCCTCAAGACCCGCTGGGCGCACCTGGCCGGCGACCGGGGCGCGGACGTGGTGTTCCAGTGCCGCGGGCAGGACTGGGCGCTCCAGCTGGCGCTGCGTCTGCTCCGGCCGCAGGGCACGGTGATCGACCTCGCCTTCTACCAGTCCGGCGCGGACGCCGTCCGGCTCGGCGAGGAGTTCCACCACAACGGGCTGTCCCTGCGCTGCGCCCAGATCGGCCGGGTACCCCGTGGGCTCGCTCCCACGTGGGACCGGGAGCGGCTGTCGGCCGAGACGGTCGACCTGCTGCGCGCGTACGGGGACGTGATCCGCAAGCACCTCGTCTCGGCGGTGGTCCCGTTCGACGAGGCGCCCGCCCTGCTCACCGATCTCGCCGAGCGGCGCCGGCAGGAACTGCAGGTCGTGCTCACGTTCTGA